Proteins encoded in a region of the Marinilabiliales bacterium genome:
- a CDS encoding twin-arginine translocation signal domain-containing protein has product MDQKKSLSRRKFLGDAAAIGAIGVLGVGAAASSCSRRPTYVAPVFPDQAPDGRVLKAGVIGCGGRGTGAAMNFLNSGPNLEIAALGDVFQHRLDRCRNELKEKRGVDVPDDRCFTGFDAYRRVIDTDVDVVLLCEPPYFRPKSFEYAVQNRKHIFAEKPVGVDPVGIRQVMAAGRMAESAGLNVVTGTQRRHQRDYVKTFEMVKNGAIGDLVSANCYWNQSALWFVRRQEGWTDMEAMLRDWVNWCWLSGDHIVEQHVHNIDVVNWFFEKHPVKGVGFGGRHRRPTGDQYDFFSIDFTFDDNRHMHSMCRQINGCANNVSEIIFGTKGYTNAQNTIWDYDGNVIWGYQYPLGDDGQPTGTVAVSPYDQEIINLVTAIRTGNYINETQNVSEACMTALMGRVSAYTGREVTWEEMMNSSMNLGPESLEMGTVDIPAVPPTPGTAAG; this is encoded by the coding sequence ATGGATCAGAAAAAATCATTAAGCCGTCGCAAATTCCTTGGCGATGCTGCAGCAATAGGTGCAATTGGTGTACTCGGCGTTGGTGCTGCAGCCTCATCGTGCAGCAGGAGGCCAACATATGTTGCACCCGTATTCCCCGATCAGGCACCTGATGGCAGGGTGTTGAAAGCCGGTGTTATCGGCTGCGGAGGACGTGGTACCGGTGCGGCCATGAACTTTCTTAACAGCGGCCCTAACCTGGAAATAGCTGCACTTGGCGATGTGTTTCAGCACAGGCTGGACAGATGCCGCAATGAGCTGAAGGAAAAGAGGGGCGTTGATGTGCCCGATGACAGGTGTTTTACCGGCTTTGATGCCTACAGAAGGGTTATCGACACCGATGTTGATGTTGTACTGCTTTGCGAACCTCCCTATTTCAGGCCCAAAAGCTTTGAATATGCTGTTCAGAACCGTAAGCATATCTTTGCCGAGAAGCCTGTGGGGGTCGACCCTGTTGGCATACGCCAGGTAATGGCTGCCGGAAGGATGGCCGAATCGGCCGGACTGAATGTTGTAACAGGTACACAAAGAAGGCATCAGCGTGATTATGTAAAGACATTTGAGATGGTCAAGAACGGGGCAATAGGCGATCTGGTCTCAGCGAACTGTTACTGGAACCAGTCCGCTCTCTGGTTTGTAAGACGACAGGAGGGCTGGACCGATATGGAGGCAATGCTTCGTGACTGGGTCAACTGGTGCTGGCTCTCGGGCGACCATATTGTTGAACAGCATGTTCACAATATCGATGTTGTCAACTGGTTCTTTGAGAAGCACCCGGTTAAAGGTGTCGGTTTCGGCGGCAGGCACAGGAGGCCGACAGGTGACCAGTATGATTTCTTCAGCATTGATTTCACCTTCGACGACAACAGGCATATGCACAGTATGTGCCGGCAGATCAACGGATGTGCAAATAACGTTTCCGAGATCATATTCGGGACCAAAGGTTATACCAATGCCCAGAACACGATATGGGACTATGACGGCAACGTGATATGGGGATACCAGTATCCTTTGGGGGATGACGGACAACCGACAGGTACCGTCGCTGTAAGTCCTTATGACCAGGAGATAATAAATCTTGTAACGGCAATCCGTACAGGGAACTATATCAACGAGACACAGAATGTATCAGAAGCCTGTATGACCGCGCTTATGGGCCGGGTATCTGCATACACCGGCCGTGAAGTAACATGGGAGGAGATGATGAACTCGTCGATGAACCTGGGACCCGAATCACTTGAGATGGGTACGGTTGATATTCCCGCAGTTCCGCCCACACCTGGCACAGCCGCAGGTTGA
- a CDS encoding membrane dipeptidase, whose protein sequence is MRITGLLLAISMLVTGAAERQNNDIAAIAAEIHSEVLTLDTHTDTPLMLAREGFDIGSRNIADRRGGQVDFPRMFEGGLDAAFFAVFLGQGERTPEGNQTAKERALQIFELIHQAIDSHPSMAGLALEPDDAYRLKNEDMLAIYIGLENGYPIGRDINLVDKFYDLGARYITLSHSRNNDICDSSTDPAGPEHGGLSDFGIKVVRRMNDLGMIVDVSHISDEAFYDVLKISRAPVAASHSNARAVCDHPRNLDDDMLIALRDNGGVIQVCILSSYVKTPEPNPERDAAREAVRQRFNNFVDLTDEEMEMAREAWFEVNEKYPQQLATVADLVDHIDHIVDLIGIDHVGIGTDFDGGGSLADCRDVTEIGNITFELVSRGYSREDIEKIWAGNFMRVFRKVEKLAAK, encoded by the coding sequence GAGGTCCTTACTCTCGACACCCATACCGACACACCACTGATGCTTGCAAGGGAAGGCTTTGATATTGGAAGCAGGAACATAGCCGACCGCAGGGGCGGACAGGTTGATTTTCCCCGGATGTTTGAGGGCGGACTTGATGCAGCCTTCTTCGCAGTTTTTCTGGGACAGGGAGAGAGGACCCCTGAAGGAAACCAAACGGCAAAAGAGAGGGCATTGCAGATCTTTGAACTTATCCACCAGGCAATTGACAGCCATCCCTCGATGGCCGGACTTGCACTGGAACCTGATGATGCATACAGGCTTAAAAATGAGGACATGCTGGCCATCTACATAGGCCTGGAGAACGGCTACCCCATAGGGCGCGACATTAACCTGGTCGACAAGTTTTATGATCTGGGAGCAAGATACATAACTCTGTCCCACTCCAGGAACAATGACATTTGTGATTCATCTACCGACCCCGCCGGTCCCGAACACGGAGGGCTGTCAGATTTTGGCATAAAGGTGGTCAGGAGGATGAATGACCTTGGAATGATCGTCGATGTAAGCCATATAAGCGACGAGGCCTTCTACGATGTTCTGAAAATATCACGTGCGCCGGTTGCAGCCTCGCACTCCAATGCAAGAGCCGTGTGCGACCACCCCCGCAACCTGGATGACGATATGCTGATTGCCCTGAGAGATAACGGAGGTGTAATACAGGTATGCATACTGAGCTCCTATGTGAAAACACCGGAACCCAATCCGGAAAGGGACGCAGCCAGGGAGGCTGTCAGGCAAAGGTTCAATAATTTCGTCGACCTGACCGACGAAGAGATGGAGATGGCCAGGGAAGCCTGGTTTGAGGTAAACGAGAAATACCCGCAGCAGCTTGCCACCGTTGCCGACCTGGTTGACCATATAGATCACATAGTTGATCTGATTGGGATTGACCATGTGGGGATCGGGACTGACTTTGACGGGGGCGGATCACTTGCCGATTGCAGGGATGTAACCGAAATAGGAAATATAACTTTCGAGCTGGTCAGCCGCGGTTATTCACGAGAAGATATAGAAAAGATATGGGCAGGTAACTTCATGAGGGTATTCAGGAAGGTTGAAAAACTTGCGGCAAAATAG